Genomic window (Lycium barbarum isolate Lr01 chromosome 2, ASM1917538v2, whole genome shotgun sequence):
TTACTTGTAATTATCTTTTAAGTAACTTGGAAGTGTTAAAATTCTGTAAGTGCATAGAAGTTAAAACTCTTTTGACATTGGagcacttcatttttttttcattggaGCACTTAATCTTTTTTACATTGGAATTCTCACTAAAGATAACTTGGAAAAATGCAGGGGTTTGCCAGTTTGATGGAGTAAGTGAGAAAGAAAGGCCTAATGTAAATCAAACTTTGGTATCCACTTACAACAATTTGTTAGCTCCCAAGGTCAAAGCAGCTTGTTTGGATACAACCAACACAGTTCCTAAAGAGGTCATGAACATGGGAACCTATAATACTTGTTCCAGTTCCAAAAGAACTTGCACAAGTAGCATCTCCAATTGGTTCAATCAATTCAGCATTCTCCTTCAAAGAGGGCTAAAAGAAAGAAAGCATGAAACTTTCAATTATTTGAGAGTCTTTCAAGTAATTGCAGCTTCTCTTTTAGCTGGTTCTATGTGGTGGCATTCTGACTATAGGGATATACAGGACAGGCTTGGCCTTCTCTTCTTCATTTCCATCTTTTGGGGAGTCTTCCCGTCGTTTAATGCTGTTTTCGCGTTCCCTCAAGAACGTGCAATATTCATGAAGGAAAGGGCTTCGGGTATGTACACGCTCTCCTCCTATTTCATGGCACGTATCGTCGGAGATCTTCCTATGGACCTTATCTTGCCTACGTTGTTCCTCACTATAACGTACTGGATGGCGGGGCTAAAGCCACAACTCTTGGCATTCCTTTTGACATTACTCGTCCTTCTGAGCTACGTGATAGTGTCACAAGGACTCGGTCTAGCACTTGGCGCCATAATTATGGATGCTAAACAAGCTTCAACCGTGATCACTGTAACGATGCTAGCATTTGTTCTAACGGGAGGGTTCTACGTGCACAAAGTGCCAGCTTGCCTAACTTGGATCAAGTACATTTCGACCACATTTTACAGTTATCGACTACTTATTGATGTCCAATATGGAGAAGGCAACGAAATTTCGAACTTGATAGGGTGCTCACATCTGGGAAGTGACAGAGCTAGCTGCACATTCATTGAACAAGATATCAAAGGTCAAATTCATCCATCCGCGAGCCTCGGAATCCTCTTAATAATGTTTGTTGGATATCGATTAATTGCTTACCTTGCATTGAGGCGAATTCGAGCCTAAACAGAGGGGAAAGTTACTGACTTTATTAGAAGATGATATGAGGAAAAAACATGAGATATGTTAGCTAGCTTTGTGGGGGATGTGGGAATAGTATATATACTTGCTGAGTACTGTGACTGACAAGGCTAGAGTGGGTAGGGAAAATTGAAGTGTATTATAAGAGGGAAAGGTCCTGAGAGATGTTGTGATTCACTTGCACCTAAAACTGGCGGAAGGCCAGCATTCGTTGTTGTAACTCATATTAGTACAATTAATGGGGCTAAAAAAATCAGGAGTTTTCACTCTAATGAAATTGACATTAATTTCTTGTTCTCTTATGAGTTATTTTGATAAGTGTAACATTGGATCGTGCCTACTGTGCTACTCATGATCTTTATTGTTTTGGATATATGAAGAAAGGaaggggaaaaagaaaaagggaaaagaatcTATCATCTTTAATGCTAGTAAAAGCACTCAAAAGGAAATGTTTTACTAAGAATAACTTAACTACTTCCAAAACAAGATTCATGGCAAGCAACTTCCTTTTTTCTTTCAAGGCTAATTAAGAAATTCCTAAACAATAACATTTCTAAATGGTTACATTAACATGATCCGCACTCTGACAGGAATGTCTCTTATACAAGATTTATGTGCTTCAATTAGCAACCTTGATCACCAAACTTTTAATCAACCAATTTCTAGCAAAAAAATTAGACTTGCTTTAAATTCTTTTAAACCTTTCAAAACACCTACCCTTGATACGGGTCCAAAACTGATTGATTTTTGCATGAATGTTTTTTAATCTAGAAAGATGCCGGAAGAAATAAACAGAACTAATAGTTGCCTTACCCCAAAATGCTGAAATATTAGACAATTTCACCCCATTAGTTTGTTTAACACGGCGTATGAAGTTGTCCAAAATAATACCTAATAAAATTATCATTATTACTGAAAATCGTTCATCCTATACAAACTAATTTCATCGGAATGGGAACTTTGGACAATGCTCTACTTGTTCACGAAGTCTTGAACTAACTTAAAAAATACTAAGAGCAAGAAATCACAAATGACGAAAATCGGCTGAGAGAAAACTTTTAATAAAATTGAATAGTCATTTGTAAAATACACTCTACCTCTAAAAAAAGAGGAATTAGTGACGGACGAATTTCATCACTAAACAACCTATTTAGCGATGGATTCGCGTCTGTCGCTAATATACTTGTAATTAACATATTCGCGACAAGAAGTCGATCGCTAATTTAGCGATAGATCAATCCAtcggagtccggagccaaaatggcttatttttgcagccattagaccaaaataggctgcctttttttttttataccacaatgggtatttcgttggttatccaacgaaatacccacac
Coding sequences:
- the LOC132626990 gene encoding ABC transporter G family member 25 encodes the protein MPVTSLETTTTMNTTTSPTLTEEETNKDSPPHQFSHSHDLPFVMSSSTFPITLKFMDVSYRIKLENKSTSGGNSNLRKMFSSGPASSSTDIENPTAMIHQERTLLNGITGMVSPGEILAVLGPSGSGKSTLLNALAGRLQGHGYTGTILANNKKLNKQVLKRTGFVTQDDVLYPHLTVRETLIFCALLRLPNSLNRKEKIAVTDSVITELGLNKCEDTIIGNSFIRGVSGGERKRVSIAHEMLINPSLLILDEPTSGLDATAAYRLVSTLGSLAQKGKTVIMSVHQPSSRVFQMFNSVLVLSEGRCLYFGKGNDAMNYFESVGFSPSFPMNPADFLLDLANGVCQFDGVSEKERPNVNQTLVSTYNNLLAPKVKAACLDTTNTVPKEVMNMGTYNTCSSSKRTCTSSISNWFNQFSILLQRGLKERKHETFNYLRVFQVIAASLLAGSMWWHSDYRDIQDRLGLLFFISIFWGVFPSFNAVFAFPQERAIFMKERASGMYTLSSYFMARIVGDLPMDLILPTLFLTITYWMAGLKPQLLAFLLTLLVLLSYVIVSQGLGLALGAIIMDAKQASTVITVTMLAFVLTGGFYVHKVPACLTWIKYISTTFYSYRLLIDVQYGEGNEISNLIGCSHLGSDRASCTFIEQDIKGQIHPSASLGILLIMFVGYRLIAYLALRRIRA